In a single window of the Rhopalosiphum padi isolate XX-2018 chromosome 1, ASM2088224v1, whole genome shotgun sequence genome:
- the LOC132921177 gene encoding uncharacterized protein LOC132921177 has product MFTVGVNDSSCPSIAVKNYENVIGVFPTGVQFSKPSADRLRQPFNKNSPPGDGIIGYRLAYLLKSLDPEKPLRTSLITMPMRHNIFNNPNISITPSSPLPKQPPIASASRPPWTMPVSPPVSIVPVTCEPDIVTNSKEIQKNSKRTAPYQISNRTIKQPRLSITKPINARKDYKPSTKSVLPNPVVNYQTKKNDTMVSSINVATSIPSTSNAVIQPTQKANCVQSTNEEPQPSSSELNCKDNSSHVNNDKKKENGLRKKFSFHKDELKLKVLESKTVDDTFVPEQEVMEFKGIDEIFEFRKSMLLNDIIIAMGTAMKKNMDVDEFDHLQKTSKTLNSCKYNWSTAPSTSSKKSPSSQNNINSINQPNQVGIIKSLKQTIIQPPSKQTNKLSNSTKQQSTSTNISSKIQHPTIIQTESKHHLSNNLHNNISLKHTKAVATPIQTSNKQIINSSQLPASSKFVSTTKKVVNLYQNVKPAIAHQSSVKDVKKCIKCKAFSEDETCAACHMSSHLKNVTVTRIETPSTSAAVAPESPIITHIRPIDVPSSSINSVSSHDQCVVVSSGEEEEEPLEPIITKVETKEALKKHTDKLCLNPKLLEDRLWQKDLSVKDYYKIEDCHSVHIGSFKTVPTPSGDMLVCLHGIRMTVKGLEPEPVTIDLQMDNVVKILGYHGENPLIIIYTNHLAAVGIQHLLNMNEDDKNHFYDPLSKDVTLNKIVWFFNLKRPEIQHLEKLLLKLSKRKYAPLTLNQVNKILCLKKNDEEEIKKLEKEQQDEHDRRVNNTTILEDKLGERFSVIKIIDYKMLNSNEFVNDILIEFYLDYWYNHKLSDEDRNRTYVFSTFFYTNLAKSFNTSDYPSHYTASQIRHAKVRKWTKNVDIFKKDFIFVPINENYHWFMAVICYPYLTGKVNMKDGTPVNAPDDNTGRYQLPPTDSTAVDRIEADPNVEDLWLFDSTSTQNYADKHGVDYDTDVAVLKKNKNILVKRPCILLFDSLSGGVGRARITATLRDWLDQEYFAKYGKKRDFHPSIIKGSLVKVPQQPNYTDCGLFAIHYFKRFFDRPIVDYTLPIRHLENWFSTDEVAKNCQKRRELQSIILLRMKERGSVLPEDIELPILNFTDPPVKTPQNPNQKNMHPSDVPNSTNRINSSNSKPSTSHYQQIPSHKYQNHVTHNNSRYQNHQYYDDHHYGSEDESEIDEEDIERQYNENDHYDEGFPEEFPESFPESFNVGSQREYYTEMVGNTQQIDYVNPSPPLPDIGNVYRIPPNNRNIVVNVNARVGNRRSFEYNNVVDEYPEYEIDDDDDDDDDDDEEIDEDEEEIEDEDEDEDFNEPNSTTNHNRRDNRFNHSRLSN; this is encoded by the exons ATGTTCACGGTGGGCGTGAATGACAGTAGTTGTCCATCGATAGctgtaaaaaattatgaaaatgtaattgGAGTTTTCCCCACTGGAGTTCAATTTAGTAAACCAAGTGCTGACAGATTAAGGCAAccatttaacaaaaattcacCACCTGGTGACGGTATTATAGGCTACAGACTAGCTTACTTACTTAAGTCTTTGGATCCTGAAAA gCCATTGAGAACATCCTTAATAACAATGCCTATGcgtcataatattttcaataatccaAATATATCAATTACTCCTAGTTCACCATTACCAAAACAACCTCCAATAGCTTCTGCCAGCCGACCACCATgga CTATGCCAGTATCACCACCAGTTTCAATTGTACCTGTGACTTGTGAGCCAGACATA gtTACAAATAGTAaggaaattcaaaaaaattccaaaagaaCTGCTCCATATCAAATTTCTAATCg gaCAATTAAACAACCTAGACTTTCTATTACTAAACCGATCAATGCTCGAAAAGATTATAAACCGTCTACAAAAAGTGTTTTACCAAACCCAGTTGtaaattatcaaacaaaaaaaaatgatacaatgGTTTCTAGTATTAATGTAGCTACATCTATTCCTTCAACATCGAATGCTGTAATCCAACCTACACAAAAAGCCAATTGTGTACAATCTACAAACGAAGAACCACAACCATCAAGCTCAGAATTGAATTGTAAGGACAATTCTTCACAtgtgaataatgataaaaaaaaagagaatGGATTGCGCAAGAAGTTTAGCTTTCACAAAGATGAGCTCAAGTTGAAAGTTCTAGAAAGCAAGACAGTTGATGATACTTTTGTCCCAgaaca AGAAGTAATGGAATTCAAAGGCAttgatgaaatatttgaattcagAAAATCCATGTTattgaatgatattattattgctatggGTACAGCCATGAAAAag aatatggATGTTGATGAATTTGACCATTTacaaaaaacttcaaaaactttaaattccTGCAAATATAATTg gtCAACTGCACCTTCAACTAGTTCTAAGAAAAGCCCATctagtcaaaataatat taattcaaTAAATCAACCTAATCAAGTCGGCATAATTAAATCACTGAAACAAACAATCATACAACCGCCATCTAaacaaactaataaattatcaaatagcACTAAACAACAGTCTACTTCAACAAATATATCTTCAAAAATACAACATCCTACAATTATTCAAACTGAATCAAAACATCATTTATCTAATAACCTGcacaataatatttctttaaaacatACTAAGGCTGTAGCAACACCTATCCAAACATCAAATAAACAGATAATTAACAGTAGCCAGCTTCCTGCATCTTCAAAATTTGTATCAACCACTAAAAAAGtggttaatttatat caAAATGTGAAACCAGCAATCGCACATCAGTCATCAGTTAaagatgtaaaaaaatgtattaagtgtaAAGCTTTTTCAGAGGATGAGACATGTGCAGCATGTCATATGtcttctcatttaaaaaatgttacagTTACAAGGATTGAAACTCCTA gtacttctGCTGCTGTAGCTCCCGAGAGCCCTATTATAACGCACATTAGACCCATTGATGTTCCATCAAGTTCTATAAATTCTGTTTCATCTCACGATCAATGTGTTGTGGTATCATCTGGAGAAGAAGAGGAAGAACCTTTGGAACCCATTATTACTAAAGTCGAGACAAAAGAAGCATTAAAGAAACATACTGACAAATTATGTT tgaatccTAAACTTTTGGAAGATAGGTTATGGCAGAAAGACTTGAGTgttaaagattattataaaattgaggATTGTCACTCTGTACACATTGGTAGTTTCAAAACTGTACCAACACCTTCTGGTGATATGTTAGTTTGTTTGCATGGAATACGTATGACTGTAAAAGGTCTTG aACCAGAACCAGTGACTATTGATTTACAAATGGACAATGTTGTGAAAATTTTGGGTTATCATGGAGAAAAtcctttaattataatttacactaaCCATCTAGCTGCAGTTGGCATTcagcatttattaaatatgaatgaaGATGACAAAAACCATTTCTACGATCCATTAAGTAAAG atgttacactaaataaaattgtttggttttttaatttgaaaagacCCGAGATACAGCACTTggaaaaattactattaaaattatctaaaagaaAGTATGCTCCCTTGACATTAAATCAAGTAAACAAAATTCTTTGCTTAAAGAAAAATGATGAGGAGGag attaaaaaacttgaaaaagaACAACAGGATGAACATGATAGAAGAGTAAATAATACTAC AATACTTGAAGATAAATTAGGCGAGAGATTTTcagttatcaaaataatagaCTATAAAATGTTGAATTCAAATGAATTTGTAAATGATAttcttattgaattttatttaga TTATTGGTATAATCACAAATTAAGTGATGAAGATAGAAACCGAACGTATgtatttagtacatttttttatacaaatctgGCAAAATCATTTAATACCTCAGACTATCCATCACACTACACGGCATCACAGATAAGACATGCAAAAGTAAGAAAATGGACTAAAAATGTAGACATATTCAAGAAAGATTTCATTTTTGTACCAATAAATGAAAA ttaccaTTGGTTTATGGCAGTTATATGTTATCCTTACCTAACAGGTAAAGTTAATATGAAAGATGGAACACCAGTAAACGCACCTGATGATAATactg gtcgATATCAACTGCCACCAACTGATTCCACTGCCGTTGATCGTATTGAAGCTGATCCTAACGTTGAAGATCTTTGGTTGTTTGATTCGACATCAACT caaaACTATGCAGATAAACATGGTGTTGATTATGATACTGATGTTGCggttttaaagaaaaacaaaaatatactagTTAAACG gccttgtattttattgtttgattcGTTGTCTGGTGGGGTTGGCCGTGCTAGAATCACAGCCACACTTCGTGATTGGTTAGACCAAGAATATTTTGCTAAATACGGCAAAAAAAGAGATTTTCACCCTAGCATTATAAAAGGATCTTTAGTTAAAGTACCTCAGCAACCTAATTATACAGATTGTGGCCTTTTtgcaattcattattttaaaaggttttttgAT AGGCCAATTGTAGACTACACTTTACCGATTCGTCATTTAGAAAATTGGTTTTCTACTGATGAAGTGGCTAAGAATTGCCAAAAGAGAAGAGAACTACAAAGTATTATACTGCTTAGGATGAAAGAGCGAGGATCTGTTTTGCCAGAAGATATAGAATTGCCAATTCTTAATTTTACTGACCCTCCTGTAAAAACACCACAAAACcctaatcaaaaaaatatgcatCCATCTGATGTACCAAACTCGACAAATCGTATTAATTCGTCAAATTCCAAACCTTCAACTTCTCATTATCAACAAATTCCTTCACATAAGTATCAAAATCATGTTACTCATAATAACAGCAGATATCAAAATCATCAGTATTATGATGATCATCATTATGGGTCAGAAGATGAAAGCGAAATTGATGAAGAAGACATAGAAAGacaatataatgaaaatgatcATTATGATGAAGGATTTCCTGAAGAATTTCCTGAATCATTTCCTGAATCATTTAATGTAGGAAGTCAAAGAGAATATTATACCGAAATGGTAGGAAATACACAGCAAATAGATTACGTAAACCCTTCTCCTCCATT acctGATATTGGCAATGTATATCGTATACCTCCTAATAATAGGAATATAGTTGTCAATGTTAATGCTAGAGTGGGCAATCGCAGAAGTTTCGAATACAATAATGTTGTAGATGAGTATCCAGAGTATGAaattgatgatgatgatgatgatgatgatgatgatgatgaagaaATAGATGAAGATGAAGAAGAAATTGAAGATGAAGATGAAGATGAAGATTTTAATGAGCCCAATTCAACAACAAATCATAATAGACGTGATAATCGTTTTAATCATAGTAGactatcaaattaa